Below is a window of Metamycoplasma cloacale DNA.
TCATGTTTTTTATTCAATATTTCTCTTAAATTCTCTCACGCTTTAGTTAAGTCTAAAATAACAACTTCAGGTCCGAAGTTTGCATCCAATCCTTGTTTAACTTCTTGTAAGTTTAATAGTGTTGATTTCAATAAAGAAAGTTGTCTTTGGTTATAAAGAATATCTTTATCATCTAAATTTATATTTTGGTATTTTTCTACCATTTTACTTTTTAGTTCTCATAAAGATTTTTCTTTTGTTGATATGCAAACTTTATTTAAGGGTAATTTAGTTTTGATTAAATCTTTTTTATTCAAAACATCAATATATTGTTTATCTTTTGATAATTCTTTAATTATCTTATCTTCTTTATTTTCTCTCTTGCCAGGCTCATGAATATGAATAACAATTTGCGCTTCTTTAATAGCTTCTTTAGATTTTTCAATTCCAATTGATTCAATTTTATTTTTTGTATCTCTAATACCTGCTGTATCAATTAATTTAAATAAAATGCCAGCTATTTCAAATTCGCCTTCAACAATATCTCTTGTAGTTCCTGCAATATTTGTTACAATAGCTTTTTCTTTACCGATTAATAAATTTAATAATGATGATTTTCCGACGTTTGGTCTTCCTACAATAGCAACATTAATTCCTCTATAGATATCATTAGCGTTTTCAGATTTATTAATTATGATTTTGATTTTTTGTTCTAATCCATTAACCAATTTTTTTAATTTATCAATATTGATTTGTTCAATATCATTGTAATCTGAATAATCAATATTGATTTCAACAATTGAAATAATATTTAGTATTTCTTGTTCTAATGATTCGATTAAATGATTTATTTGAGGATTAAATTGTGAGATAGCAATTTCTGCTTGTTTATTTGTTTTAGCGTGAATTAAAGCGTTAATAGCTTCTGCTTTTTCTAAAGTTATTTTACCGTTTAAATATGCTCTTCTGGTAAATTCGCCCCTTTCAGCTAATCTTGCACCGTTTGCAATTAATAAATTTAATATTTTATTAGTTACAATAATTCCACCATGTGCATTTATTTCGATTGTATCTTCACCGGTGTAGTTTTTATTTCCGATAAAGAAGTTAACTAAAACTTCGTCAATTATTTTACCCGTTGAATTATCTATAATATTTCCATATGTTATTGTTTTATCAGTCCCAATTTTACCTGTATAGATTTTTTGTAAAATTTTAATTGAATCTTCACCACTTAATCTAATTATAGATATTGCTTGATTAATATTTCCAGATGAAATTGCTACTATTGTATCGTTATAAGTCATAATATAAAATTATATAAAATATATTTAAAATATTAAAATTGAAATAAAGTTAAGTTTGTTAAATCTATAAAAATAAAAAGAGTTGTTTATATTGTTAATTAGTAATAAAAAAGCCTTAAATTAAATATAAAAATAAAGAAATATTTATGTTAATAAAAAGCAAATAATTTTAACATTTTGTTATCAATTTGTTTAAAATATTTTTAATATTTTATATGATATAATTTTGTGTATAAAGGAATTCGAAAATTGATAGATTTTAGTATATTTAGAAACTTTAATAAAACTGCATATATATATATATATATATATATATATAATTTTTGAATCTCTTTTAAAAAATGAAATAATCAAAAGAAATTTTAACAAAGACAACAAATTTAAGTAATTTGATTGCTTAAATTTGTTGTCTTTGTTTTGCAAAAATCAGTTAAATATGTTCGAATTTAAAATCCAATAGGGGGAAATAAATGTCAAGTATTAAAAAAAGAAAATTGATTTTACTTTCTTTATCTTTGACTGGACTTACAGTTTCAACAATTGCTTCAAGTTTTTATTACTTTACTAATAAAAATGATTTTAATATTGAGTTTAAAAATTCTAAAGATGAATTAGATAAAACAATTAAAGATGGTGAATCAACGCTACCTAATTTAACTAATGATGATGATAAAACTAATTTAGATAATGCAATTAATAAAGCAAAAGATACAATAAATAATCCAGATAGTAGTAAAGATGATCTAGATAAAGCTAAAGATGAATTGAATAAAGTTATTGAAGAGGTTAAAGATAACCAAATTAAACGCAACATCGCTGCTTTAAAATTAGACTTGCTAGCTAAAATTAATGAAGGTAGATCACTTGAAACTAATCCTGATTTAGTTGATGAAGTTGTAAAACAAGCGTTGTCAACTGCAATTAACGATGGTCAAAAAGTATATGATAATGCAAGTGCAACATTATCTGATGTTGAAAATGCAATTAAAGTGTTAGATGATGCGATTAAAGATGCAAAAGCATCGATTTTAACTAAACATAACAAAGATATTGCTGACAGTAAAGATAAATTAGATAAAACAATTAAAGATGGTGAATCAACGCTACCTAATTTAACTAATGATGATGATAAAACTAATTTAGATAATGCAATTAATAAAGCAAAAGATACAATAAATAATCCAGATAGTAGTAAAGATGATCTAGATAAAGCTAAAGATGAATTGAATAAAGTTATTGAAGAGGTTAAAGATAACCAAATTAAACGCAACATCGCTGCTTTGAAATTAGACTTGCTAGCTAAAATTAATGAAGGTAGATCACTTGAAACTAATCCTGATTTAGTTGATGAAGTTGTAAAACAAGCGTTGTCAACTGCAATTAACGATGGTCAAAAAGTATATGATAATGCAAGTGCAACATTATCTGATGTTGAAAATGCAATTAAAGTGTTAGATGATGCGATTAAAGATGCAAATACTGCCATTCAACATAAGCAATATTTAGATGGTGTAATTCAAAAACTTAAAAATGAAATAAGAAATGCAAATTTAATTATTGAAAAAACTAAATCTTGACCAAAACACGATGAATATATGAATCCTTTAAAGGGGTTGATTTCGCTATCTGAAGATCATATTAATAAAGCAACTTATGAAACTGTTAATTTTTTAGAGAAAGATATTCAAGATATTCAACAAAACATAGAAGAGTTAAAATTAACATATATTGCAAATTATGAATATTTATCAAACATAGATGTAGAATCCTTTACTTTTAAAGAACCTTCTGATGAATATTTGGTAATGATTAATGACATTGATGTTTCTTTATTTAAAGATCCTGTTTTGAAATTTAATAATCAAATTTTAAATACTAATGATGAATTATCAATATTAGATACCAAAATTGATGATACAAATAAAAGTCAAGGAATTTTGAAATTTTTAACCACTATTAAATATAAAGATTTACAAATTACACATAGTCAAAGCAAAAAATTTATAACAGATGAAAATGATATTTTAAATGAAATAATTTTGAGATATTCAAATAGAATTTTTTCATTAAAAAAAGAATCTTTGAACAAGAAATTCGATGAATTAACAATTAATGATTTTGTGGGTTCAGATGTTGAATTGCCCGAAAGAGTTAAAGATAAAACAACATATGAAATTAAAAAAATGATTTTATCTAACAACAACATTTTAATTGTTTATAGTGTAAAACTAGTTAATGGAGAAAATTATCCAGATTTTAAATATGCGGTAAATGGTGTTTCTAAAACATATATACTTCCATATACGAATATCATTAAAGATAATTCTCTTTACATTAAAACCAAAGAACAAATAAATAATATTGAATCACGTTTTAAATTGTCTTTGGTTGATGAACAATTAAAACAATTTAAAGTCAAAACAATATATAATGCAATCGAAAAAACATCATCAAAATTAATTTCAAATAATATTTTTAGTAAGTACAGTAAAAAAGAATTGATGAATAGAATGTTGAAATGGTTTTTACAATTGAATTACAATAATAATGATTCAGATAAAGAAATTCAAACTTATTATTGAAATATTAAAGATTGTCAACTGTTAGAAGAAAACGGAGAATATAAATTAAATATTACTTATTCATATTCATATGAAAATCAATGATTAGGAAATTCTATTATATTAAAAGATAATGTTGAATCTGCTATTGATGATTCAAGTAATTTAGAAGAAGATTTATACAAATTGGGTGAGTTATGCGGTTCTGCGGAATCTAAAAGAACGGAATTTTATAGTTTATATTTAAATGACGATTTAAAGAAATTGTCACATGAAGAAATAAATAATTCAAGTTGAACACACCTTGATTCAAATTTAATTGGAATTAGATGAAAAACCGATTTTGATCATTCGAATATGTTTATAAAATATGTTTCTCGTATTTATGATCAAGGAAATACTAAACAACTTAATGTTTATCCTATTTTTGTATTAAATGGAATTCATGCATATTTTTACTACACTTATTGAAATATTGATGATTTTCCATTAAGTGTAATGAATGTTGATGAAAGTATCGCAAAAAACAATGAATATTTAAATTCATTTAAAAAAATCGCCTTAGATAATGAAGGATATATGATTGAAGATGTTCTTCAAAATTACAATATTTATTATAACGATCAATTAATACAAAATATAAATAATAAAGAGTTGTTATTAAATAAAACAAATATAAAAATAAATCCAAAACACAAAGAGACCAAATATAGTGATATCACTTTAGAGTATGTTTCTTCTAAAATTAACAAAGATGATATAAATCATTCAGATTGAGTAGTTAAAATAACATATGGTTATGCATCTGATTATATTAAGATTAAAAATTTACCAGTTAAAGTATTTTCTGATGAAAAGAATAATGAATTGTTATTAGAAAAAATTAAGCCAATATTATCAAGTGAATATAATATACAAAAAATTCCTGCATCTCAAATTTCGGCGAAAAATATTGTATTCATTAATACTGAAACAAATGATTTATTAATTGATAAGGATTATAATATTGAAATATTAAATATTAAGGTTCAAACAGAAAATTCACACAATGTGAATATTGAATATAGAATTACAATTAATAATCATACATATACAAGAACTTCAACTATTGAAAATCTTTTAAATGAAGAAGAATACGAAAGATATGTTGATAATGAAATTAATAATGGAAATTATTATGTTGTATTTTCACCTACAGGTGACAAATTATATGAAAATTGACAAAATATAAAATATTCATGAACTGTTTATGGGCCTAAAGAATTAACAATAGAAATTAAAAACGTAAAAGCTGCAAAATTCACTAAATATTGAACATATACAATTGATTACGAACTAAAATATAAAGAAAAAGTTGTTTTTAGTTCTGATACTACTTTTTCTTACTCATTAAAGAAACAATAAATTAATATATAAGTGTATTTAAAACAAAAACCACAAAGATAAATGTGGTTTTTGTTTGATTATTATTTATTAATGAAATATAATAATTCTTATGAAAATAGGTTTGATAGCAGAATTTAATCCATTTCATAATGGTCATAAATATTTAATAAATAAAATTAAGGAAAAATACCCTAATTCTCAATTAATTGTCGCCTTATCCAGTGATTATGTACAAAGAGGAGAGATAGCTATTGCGTCTTATGAAGAGAGAAAAGAAATGGCGTTAAAAAATGGTGTTGATTTTGTAGTACCACTAGATTTCGAAACATCTACTCAAGCGGCACATATATTTGCTAAAGGAGCGATAGAAACATTATTAAAAGAAGGTATTGACCTTTTGTGTTTTGGTGTTTCAGATACTAGCGATGTAGATAAATATATTAATGCGGCTAACCGAATTAAAAATAATTTAGATATTTATAATTTAAATGTTAAAAAATATTTAAAGCAAGGTAATTCATTTGTTAAAAGCACCTTTTTATCTTTAAATGAATTAATGACAGAGGATGAGATACCGGCTGATATTTTAGGTTTTGAATATACAAAATATATTATTGATAATAATATTAATGTTAAATTGGATTGCTTTAAAAGAACTGTAGCACATAATTCAGAAGATCCTGATTCAATATATGCATCCGGTTCATACATTCGTAAATTAGTTAAAGAAGGAAAAAATATATCTCAATATACATCAATGAAAATAGATAAGAATTATCCAAAAATTGAAGATAGATATTCTGAGTTTCAAACTATTGTACTTAATTTATCTTCAAAAGAATTGTCGGAAATTAAAATGGTATCTGAAGGTATGGAAAATCTATTTAAAAAAAATATTGACGCTTCTTCTTATGATGAATTTGTTGAAAGATGTACTTCTAAAAGATATACATCATCTCGTATAAAAAGAGTAATTTTATATATATTAATGAATATTAAAAAAAGCCACGATAATAACCTTTAATAAAATTATGAATGTGGCTTTTAATTTAAAGATGTTAAAATTATCAAATTTTGAACATTTTCTTAGGTGATAGATACATTTTGTCACCTTTTTTAATTTTGAAAGTTTTTTGGAATTCTTGGTTGTTTTTTAATTGTAAGTTAACTCTTAATTTTGCGGGTGCATGTGGGTCAATTTTTGAAATAGTTTCAAGGAATTCTTCACGATATTTGATTCTTCAAATAATTGCATATTGAGTAAAGAAAGCCTTAGGATTAAAGTTTGGATCAATTAGTTTTGCAGAATCATATGAACAAGATAGTCCACCACAGTCAGCAATGTTTTCAGAAACTGTTAATGTACCATTACATCTAATGTTTTTGTGGAATTTGACTTTGTCAAATAATTTAATCATTTGTTGAATTTTAATATTGAATTTTTCTTCATCATTTTTAGTTCATCAGTTTTTCAACATACCGTTTTCATCAAATTTAGAACCATTGTTATCAAATGAGTGTGATATTTCGTGAGCAATAACAGTTCCGATAGCTCCAAAGTTTTGGCTTGGTGTTTGTTTAATGCTATAGAAAGGAGCTTGTAGAATTCCAGCAGGGAATACAATGTGGTTTGCAGAAGGGTTGAAATACGCATTAACCATTGCCGGTGACATTGATCATAGTTTTTGATTTTTATATTCTTGATATTGTGAATATAGATATTCACTTCTTTTAATTCTAAATTTAATTACATGTTGAACTAAATCATCATATCCATTGTTGCTATCTAATGTTAATTCATCGTAGTAAGGTTCAATAAGTTCTGGGTAACCAACCATAACATTCATTTTTTCAATCTTTTTGATTGCCATTTGTTTGGTTGCATCTTCTAGTCAGTCATTGTTTAAAAGATTTTCTTTATAGATTTGTTTCATTGCTTCAATCATTTTTTCAACATCACGTTTTGCTTCAATTCCGAAGTAGTTTTCTCCATAATATTTACCATAAACCATTGAATAAATTGAAAGAGTTTGGTTTAAAGCAACTTTTTCTTTTGAGACTTTAACCTTACCATATAATGCAGATTGGAATTCTGTAGCAATTTCTTTAGTTTGATGGTCTAGATAAGGAGCAAAGGTTAAAATAACATCGATAATTAAACTTGCTTTGTATTGTTCGAAGTTATCTTTTGTGAATATTTTATTAAAGTTATCTAAATGAATTAATGAAGGAACAACAATGAATTTTGTTTCTTTTTTATCAACAAGAAGTTCAATTAATTGTTTAACATTGAAGATTTCAATTTTTGCTTGTAATTCTTCAATTGTACGAGGATTATATAATTCATAGTATCTGTGTTGTTCTTCTGCTGTTAGTATGTATTTAGAAACATTTAAATCTAAAGTAAGAGCATTGTTAATGATTTCGCTTGATTTATCTTGACTGTATAGTTTGTTTAAAAGTTTAGAAGTCATTTCTTTTCAAACTGTTAAATATTTTTCTCTTTTCTTTTCGTCTTCGTAATAACCTTTTTCAGGAAGAATGTATTGATATTCGTTCATTCAGAAAACACGTCTACCTGGGTCTTTAAAATCATCACCCAAATCAAATGATAAAGGTGTTTGTAGGTTCATAAAAGTTAGTCATCTGTAATTTTTAACAACATCATCTCAACTTTGCATTGCTTCAATTTTGGTTAAGATGTCTTTTAAAGGTTTTAACCCATTTTGTTTTCTTGAATCTCAATCTTTAACTAATTTGTAGAATTTCATCATCTCAATTAACATTGGATAATTTTCTATATCACTTGTGTCTGTTAATCATTTGTTAAATAAACGTTTTTGTAAATCGGTTAATTTTTTATCTAGAATGTAAAAAGTTCCTCATCCACGTCTATCGTTTGGAATTTTAGTTTTGTCAATTCATTTCTTGTTTACTGCATCAAAGAAATCGTGTTTAATTAATTCTTTATTCATATATATTCTCCTTATTCAGTGTAGTAAATTTTTTCATATTTATCTTCAAAAATCTTTTTATAAACATTTGCATTGAAATTATCAAATACAACAATTCCTCTTTTATGTCTAATAAGTTCAATTAATTTATTAGTATAAATCATATTCTTTGGAATATTTAAGTTATTCGTGATGTTTTTGCCAAGAATAATCATTTTAATATTCTTTTCATTTAGTATTTGAACTACGTTGTTATCAATATTATCAATATATAAGTTCATTGGATAATCAGTTTTTAGTAATTCATATTTATTAATAACGTTAATGATGTTATTTCAATTGCTAATTCTAATAGTTAGATATA
It encodes the following:
- the mnmE gene encoding tRNA uridine-5-carboxymethylaminomethyl(34) synthesis GTPase MnmE codes for the protein MTYNDTIVAISSGNINQAISIIRLSGEDSIKILQKIYTGKIGTDKTITYGNIIDNSTGKIIDEVLVNFFIGNKNYTGEDTIEINAHGGIIVTNKILNLLIANGARLAERGEFTRRAYLNGKITLEKAEAINALIHAKTNKQAEIAISQFNPQINHLIESLEQEILNIISIVEINIDYSDYNDIEQINIDKLKKLVNGLEQKIKIIINKSENANDIYRGINVAIVGRPNVGKSSLLNLLIGKEKAIVTNIAGTTRDIVEGEFEIAGILFKLIDTAGIRDTKNKIESIGIEKSKEAIKEAQIVIHIHEPGKRENKEDKIIKELSKDKQYIDVLNKKDLIKTKLPLNKVCISTKEKSLWELKSKMVEKYQNINLDDKDILYNQRQLSLLKSTLLNLQEVKQGLDANFGPEVVILDLTKAWENLREILNKKHDNEALLDNIFSKFCLGK
- a CDS encoding coiled-coil domain-containing protein, with translation MSSIKKRKLILLSLSLTGLTVSTIASSFYYFTNKNDFNIEFKNSKDELDKTIKDGESTLPNLTNDDDKTNLDNAINKAKDTINNPDSSKDDLDKAKDELNKVIEEVKDNQIKRNIAALKLDLLAKINEGRSLETNPDLVDEVVKQALSTAINDGQKVYDNASATLSDVENAIKVLDDAIKDAKASILTKHNKDIADSKDKLDKTIKDGESTLPNLTNDDDKTNLDNAINKAKDTINNPDSSKDDLDKAKDELNKVIEEVKDNQIKRNIAALKLDLLAKINEGRSLETNPDLVDEVVKQALSTAINDGQKVYDNASATLSDVENAIKVLDDAIKDANTAIQHKQYLDGVIQKLKNEIRNANLIIEKTKSWPKHDEYMNPLKGLISLSEDHINKATYETVNFLEKDIQDIQQNIEELKLTYIANYEYLSNIDVESFTFKEPSDEYLVMINDIDVSLFKDPVLKFNNQILNTNDELSILDTKIDDTNKSQGILKFLTTIKYKDLQITHSQSKKFITDENDILNEIILRYSNRIFSLKKESLNKKFDELTINDFVGSDVELPERVKDKTTYEIKKMILSNNNILIVYSVKLVNGENYPDFKYAVNGVSKTYILPYTNIIKDNSLYIKTKEQINNIESRFKLSLVDEQLKQFKVKTIYNAIEKTSSKLISNNIFSKYSKKELMNRMLKWFLQLNYNNNDSDKEIQTYYWNIKDCQLLEENGEYKLNITYSYSYENQWLGNSIILKDNVESAIDDSSNLEEDLYKLGELCGSAESKRTEFYSLYLNDDLKKLSHEEINNSSWTHLDSNLIGIRWKTDFDHSNMFIKYVSRIYDQGNTKQLNVYPIFVLNGIHAYFYYTYWNIDDFPLSVMNVDESIAKNNEYLNSFKKIALDNEGYMIEDVLQNYNIYYNDQLIQNINNKELLLNKTNIKINPKHKETKYSDITLEYVSSKINKDDINHSDWVVKITYGYASDYIKIKNLPVKVFSDEKNNELLLEKIKPILSSEYNIQKIPASQISAKNIVFINTETNDLLIDKDYNIEILNIKVQTENSHNVNIEYRITINNHTYTRTSTIENLLNEEEYERYVDNEINNGNYYVVFSPTGDKLYENWQNIKYSWTVYGPKELTIEIKNVKAAKFTKYWTYTIDYELKYKEKVVFSSDTTFSYSLKKQ
- a CDS encoding M13 family metallopeptidase, which translates into the protein MNKELIKHDFFDAVNKKWIDKTKIPNDRRGWGTFYILDKKLTDLQKRLFNKWLTDTSDIENYPMLIEMMKFYKLVKDWDSRKQNGLKPLKDILTKIEAMQSWDDVVKNYRWLTFMNLQTPLSFDLGDDFKDPGRRVFWMNEYQYILPEKGYYEDEKKREKYLTVWKEMTSKLLNKLYSQDKSSEIINNALTLDLNVSKYILTAEEQHRYYELYNPRTIEELQAKIEIFNVKQLIELLVDKKETKFIVVPSLIHLDNFNKIFTKDNFEQYKASLIIDVILTFAPYLDHQTKEIATEFQSALYGKVKVSKEKVALNQTLSIYSMVYGKYYGENYFGIEAKRDVEKMIEAMKQIYKENLLNNDWLEDATKQMAIKKIEKMNVMVGYPELIEPYYDELTLDSNNGYDDLVQHVIKFRIKRSEYLYSQYQEYKNQKLWSMSPAMVNAYFNPSANHIVFPAGILQAPFYSIKQTPSQNFGAIGTVIAHEISHSFDNNGSKFDENGMLKNWWTKNDEEKFNIKIQQMIKLFDKVKFHKNIRCNGTLTVSENIADCGGLSCSYDSAKLIDPNFNPKAFFTQYAIIWRIKYREEFLETISKIDPHAPAKLRVNLQLKNNQEFQKTFKIKKGDKMYLSPKKMFKIW
- a CDS encoding nucleotidyltransferase, with translation MKIGLIAEFNPFHNGHKYLINKIKEKYPNSQLIVALSSDYVQRGEIAIASYEERKEMALKNGVDFVVPLDFETSTQAAHIFAKGAIETLLKEGIDLLCFGVSDTSDVDKYINAANRIKNNLDIYNLNVKKYLKQGNSFVKSTFLSLNELMTEDEIPADILGFEYTKYIIDNNINVKLDCFKRTVAHNSEDPDSIYASGSYIRKLVKEGKNISQYTSMKIDKNYPKIEDRYSEFQTIVLNLSSKELSEIKMVSEGMENLFKKNIDASSYDEFVERCTSKRYTSSRIKRVILYILMNIKKSHDNNL